The Trichosurus vulpecula isolate mTriVul1 chromosome 4, mTriVul1.pri, whole genome shotgun sequence genome contains a region encoding:
- the LOC118848251 gene encoding 60S ribosomal protein L37-like yields MTKRTSSFGKRRNKTHTLCRRCGSKAYHLQKSTCGKCGYPAKRKRKYNWSAKAKRRNTTGTGRMRHLKIVYRRFRNGFREGTTPKPKRAAVAASSSS; encoded by the coding sequence ATGACGAAGAGGACGTCTTCGTTTGGTAAGCGCCGGAATAAGACGCACACTTTGTGCCGTCGTTGTGGTTCTAAGGCATACCATCTTCAGAAGTCAACATGTGGCAAATGTGGATATCCTGCTAAACGCAAGAGAAAGTATAATTGGAGTGCAAAAGCTAAGCGACGCAACACCACTGGTACTGGTCGGATGAGGCACCTAAAAATTGTCTATCGCCGATTCAGGAATGGATTCCGTGAAGGAACAACACCCAAACCCAAGAGAGCAGCTGTTGCAGCATCTAGTTCATCTTAA